In Brachyhypopomus gauderio isolate BG-103 chromosome 2, BGAUD_0.2, whole genome shotgun sequence, the DNA window tcctggaattacaagaggctcgtatttgttaacgtaatacaaaagaactgtgccgagtcgcgcgctacggtcactagtgaaagtgtaaatccatagatttttaaggtccttgctttcactggatgtgaaagatgccattaatttacatgcgttcattttcaaaattttacgtgcctgtttttcatatgttaaaaccagactcggtgtgaaagccttaaaatagaaatctctattgtgagggtcatgtcagaaataaatcctctctttctgcagtatctggttatattctaacttggcagtacaacggacgtttacaacagttgttgatcagacactgacccaggttgagtttatcagatattaaataatttaaacttaaataattgtactgaaatccatgatttaggtttatctaattttgcagtatttatttaaacatgtgtacagcttatttttttaaaggagacattttgtatacaatagttccaggtttctacaataaatagttaattgaacaaaaaaaacttgtaatttctttaagggtcagtgtatcttttaataatatacaaactaactgtgataccgtgataaccgtgataccgcggtattttctgagacggttatcataccgtgaaaatctcataccgttgcaaccctagttcATATGTTAGTCTGTGGGTAAACTTACAAAATCAGCAAGGGATCAAATAATTATTTGCTCCACTGTATATTATAAGTCACAAGGCCTGTAGTGCACTACTACACTTCCCaaagaaaacatttttataaaaGCCATAATGGCTATAATGTTAttgtaaaatgttaatgttgaaaaatAAGGGATGCACTAGGCTACCTGTTTCAGCTGCATATATGCCCATTGAGAAGGAAAACATTTCAGTACAAtgcaaatttattaaaaccataTTGTCCCAGTGGCAAGGTGAGGGCAGAGAGGGAGTGGTGCACGACACAACATTTATTAACATGACAAATACACAGATGACAAGACAAATAAAAATTCAAAAACCTACCACATCGTCATACTAAGCTACATGTCTGCTGTGtcatttctggagtgtgacTGGACATGTGTGATGGATCATCACAGGGTGTTGGAATGATACATGTTTATACTTCTCATCCCACCACAGTCAGATCACAGTCTATCTGGATGGCACAATCTATCTGGatagttttttttatgtgtCCTGCCAGATtgaaaaacaagtcaaaataaAATAGGATTAACAAGgtagaaagtacagataattGGATAAAAATGTAAGAAGTTTTTTTTCCAGAAATGTATCAATACCCAAAATTTCAACTCAAGTAAGGGAGCAAAGTATTTGTATTTtgttacttgacacctctgcctgtgtgaatgcgctggtgttggttgagattactctgttgagtaaaactcttcccacactctgagcagtgatacggcttctctcctgtgtgaatgcgctggtgttgggtgagattactctgttgagtaaaacgcttcccacactctgagcagtgatacggcttctctcctgtgtgaatgcgctggtgttcgtgGAGCCTACTCTTACaattaaaactcttcccacacactaagcagtgatacggcttctctcctgtgtgaatgcgctggtgtttgaGGAAACTACTCTtatgagtaaaactcttcccacactctgagcattgATACGGCTTcagtcctgtgtgaatgtgctggtgttcatGGAGCTTGCTCTGAAaaataaaactcttcccacactctgagcactgATATGGCTTCACTCctttgtgaatgcgctggtgattGCAGAGTccactctgttgagtaaaactcttcccacagtctgagcagtgatacggctttagtcctgtgtgaatgtgctggtggtTGCGGAGACTACTCTTATGAGTAAAACtcatcccacactctgagcagtgatacggcttctctcctgtgtgaatgcgctggtgctcgTGGAGACTACGGTCATGATTAAAACtcatcccacactctgagcagtgatacggcttctctcctgtgtgaatgcgctggtgttgctggagatttctctgtgtagtaaaattcttcccacactctgagcagtgatatggattatctcctgtgtgaatgtgctggtgttcattgagataactctgtttagtaaaactcttcccacactctgagcagtgatacggcttctctcctgtgtgaatgcgctggtgttggttGAGAGtactctgtctagtaaaactcttcccacactctgagcagtgatatggcttcactcctgtgtgaatgcgctggtgtcgcTGGAGATGACTCTGATttgtaaaactcttcccacactctgagcagtgatacggcttctctcctgtgtgaatgtgctggtggtTGCGGAGACTACTCTTATGAGTAAAACtcatcccacactctgagcagttatacggcttctctcctgtgtgaatgcgctggtgtttgaGGAGATTACCCTTAagattaaaactcttcccacactctgagcattgatacagcttctctcctgtgtgaatgcgctggtgccgttgaagtttactctgtgtagtaaaactcttcccacactctgagcagtgataaggcatctctcctgtgtgaatgctctgatgttCGTTGAGACTATGGTCATCCccaaaactcttcccacactctgagcagtgatatggcttctctcctgtgtgaatgcgctggtgccgttGAAGTTTACTCTGATAagtaaaactctttccacactctgagcagtgataaggCTTTACTGCTGtatgaatgcgctggtgttcattGAGACTATTCTTACaattaaaactcttcccacactctgagcagtgataaggcttcactcctgtgtgaatgcgctggtgtttgtgGAGACTACTCTTACAATtaaaactctttccacactctgagcagtgatacggcttcagtcctgtgtgaatgtgctggtggtTGCGGAGACTACTCTTATGAGTAAAACtcatcccacactctgagcagtgatgaggcttctctcctgtgtgaatgcgctggtgttcgttgagacCACTccgtgtagtaaaactcttcccacacaaTGAGCAgagatatggcttctctccagTGTGAATGCGCCAGTGCTTATGGAGACTACCGCCATccctaaaactcttcccacactctgagcagtgatatggcttctctcctgtgtgaatgcgctggtgcagttgaagaccactctgtgtagtaaaactcttcccacacactGAGCAATGAtaaggcttctctcctgtgtgaatgcgctggtgttcattGAGACTACGGTCATacctaaaactcttcccacactctgagcagtgatacggcttctctcctgtgtgaatgagcTGGTGTCGCTGGAGATTACTCTGAtaagtaaaactcttcccacactctgagcagtgatacggcttctctcctgtgtgaatgagcTGGTGCTGTTTAAGTTTACTCTGAtaagtaaaactcttcccacactctgagcagtggtagcttttctcctttttcaTGCTTCCTGATTTCAGCTGTATGTAGCTGTATTTGACTTGTTTAGGAAAGTGGACAGCATTAATTCCTAGAGGAAAAAAGACATTGAAGATGAAACATAATCATGACCAAGAAGCGATTGGGCTCTGCACAATACTAAAGACATTCATGCTAAAGACATTCATATTATAAACCATCAGGAGACAGTCCTAAGCTTCATTtcttcactaaaatgaaaacacgtGTCCATGTTGTGATGTGTCCCTCTCTGTTTGGTCCAGTGCCACTGTTCACAGTCtatagggacttttattttgtagggcTCATCGACTTTGAAAATAAAGTTGttcttttccttcctttctctctcatggtgctGCAGAGCTGCTTTGGTCTGTTGAAACTCCTTATATCGgagttccagcagtgtgatttgatcTATTCAATTATTGTGCCTCTTTGCATCAATTAATTAATCTATGGGCAGCACAAAGATATCACAAATAATGTCATATTTAATGGGGAAAAGGTTCTTTTCATGGTTCGTGATTTTCACTGCTGTGAATTATGGCAGGGTCCTATTTCTACTGTTTAAGGATGAACAAAAAAATGTTAGCAGTCATAAAAATGTACTCTTTTCATGGTACTTTAAAATGGTGTTACAGATAACTGTGTATAATACAATGATTACTGTGCATAACAGTGTCACCCTTTATCATTTGTCTCAACAGCTATATAACAAATGCATTACTAGCTAGTTCAGGGGAgttagaaaataaaactacctgtgtgtatatataatgagATTCAGAGATACTGTGTCAACACTGTgtaaaaggatgtataacccagcctgtgtgtgtaatgagattcagagatactgtgttaacactgtgtaaaaggatgtataacccagcctgtgtgtgtaatgagattcagagatactgtgttaacactgtgtaaaaggatgtataacccagcctgtgtgtgtaatgagattgggagtcTGTTCAAAGACCCCAAAACAACCAAGGCCGCATTACGTATCCAAATCCAAAGGGTAAAATTGGGCCTACAGGCTACctgtaggttgtgtgtgtgtgttttaaatggtTGCCGATTTGTCTGGATGCTGAGGAATTtgtcacaggtttaaaaaataactcacctcttcagaTGATCTCATCAGATGATCAACATTCACGTAGGACTGCAAATgatttgaaaaatatttttttacattttgacaCTTCATACTTCACACTTccatatttataaaaaaaattatataaaaaataaaaaatccacTTTATTCCAAATGTTCCTCAACATAGATCTCATTTCTTATTAAACGCCATGTCATTTTTACAGCGCATctgtaagggcgtactcacactaggcacggtttgctggttccgtgctggggcccagTTATCCaacctccccactccccctctgggctgcactcacactggctttatcaagccggcccgagcacgcttacgtcatcacaacgtgactatttggaaaaaaagcacgctcgcacaacacgattctctttttattgtatttttggagtcgttttgggagtgcagaaacatggtgcaagcacagatttatcgataatttaacacaacgattgtctgctaatcgctttgtcgctatgactgtttaacgtgagcgtcgcacagagttgtatagtaacgaagtagaactacttcactactctacttaagtactaaaatgctgtatctgtactttactggagtattatttttttctcatacttccacttttacttcactacatattttccatcagtttaatacttttactccaatacattttttacgtgctgtatagttactcgttacaattataaacatgttagctggcgctgtcaccgggtcaagcgatcaggctgtcttatgagaccactgcgcatgctccggtcgcgtctcgtttactctacTGCTGCCTTCGCTGAACACTTGatcttcgtaatctaggttcacttgacacgtcgtgactgccgcaagggtccgcgcggcaaaaatgacgcaatcgcggtggctccaacAATGCACGTTGGCCACGCGCGGTTGCATCGCGAGGTCGTGcgcctctcgatttttgtgcgtgcgaagttacaaggtggaattcatgcacttgtacggcactttgaaggtccatttcagtattttccagcaccttcagcttgatttacatattaatacaaatacacatatattcgaaattattccaaataattcgctttttagtctatctcattaaaagagatggtaccgtgtttggtaacagcagaagagcgcagtaagcactagttaggttagatatcttagctaactaacgtaattatgttcatggcgtgctgcagaattcacttaacattagctggcaataaaggcgacgtgctgactaatcatgtgtctatttttatagtgtagtgtttttatagggtaagggcattttttgagggtaaacgcagggcagtaggctcacccttagaatccgacggacggattttacgtccaaaatacaccttgttttctcagctaaatgaaggcgaatttgtacttctgcgtcaaacctacgacgtagcgggacataggttatctgttttttgtgtacaaagtgttaaccccagttttttaagtacatacagaacacttgtatttgtgatctttgacatctttgatttgtaagtgatatataaaaacaattgataatcaaattttgatggctttctttaattaattcaaaacacaatacttgtactttttactttcagtacttgagtaatacattttagactaaactacttgcaatacttaaatacaaaaaatggtgaatacttctgtacttctacttaagtaaagtttttaaagaacacttcaacttctactcaagtcaattttttgatagagtacttgtacttttactcaagtatgggtctcgaatactttatacaacactggcgttgcatcactgacgtcatgtttgagttccagcgaaatgaaccaatcagacaaGGCACCAAGCgagcccgggcacggatagtccacgcgaatcgtgccctggcccacctcttcaagcgggcccgagcacggttaactg includes these proteins:
- the LOC143484453 gene encoding uncharacterized protein LOC143484453 isoform X1, which encodes MKKEKSYHCSECGKSFTYQSKLKQHQLIHTGEKPYHCSECGKSFTYQSNLQRHQLIHTGEKPYHCSECGKSFRYDRSLNEHQRIHTGEKPYHCSVCGKSFTTQSGLQLHQRIHTGEKPYHCSECGKSFRDGGSLHKHWRIHTGEKPYLCSLCGKSFTTRSGLNEHQRIHTGEKPHHCSECGMSFTHKSSLRNHQHIHTGLKPYHCSECGKSFNCKSSLHKHQRIHTGVKPYHCSECGKSFNCKNSLNEHQRIHTAVKPYHCSECGKSFTYQSKLQRHQRIHTGEKPYHCSECGKSFGDDHSLNEHQSIHTGEMPYHCSECGKSFTTQSKLQRHQRIHTGEKLYQCSECGKSFNLKGNLLKHQRIHTGEKPYNCSECGMSFTHKSSLRNHQHIHTGEKPYHCSECGKSFTNQSHLQRHQRIHTGVKPYHCSECGKSFTRQSTLNQHQRIHTGEKPYHCSECGKSFTKQSYLNEHQHIHTGDNPYHCSECGKNFTTQRNLQQHQRIHTGEKPYHCSECGMSFNHDRSLHEHQRIHTGEKPYHCSECGMSFTHKSSLRNHQHIHTGLKPYHCSDCGKSFTQQSGLCNHQRIHKGVKPYQCSECGKSFIFQSKLHEHQHIHTGLKPYQCSECGKSFTHKSSFLKHQRIHTGEKPYHCLVCGKSFNCKSRLHEHQRIHTGEKPYHCSECGKRFTQQSNLTQHQRIHTGEKPYHCSECGKSFTQQSNLNQHQRIHTGRGVK